The Chitinophagales bacterium genome window below encodes:
- a CDS encoding AarF/ABC1/UbiB kinase family protein: MKYGFEELVFNSFLQNLVPRRLLLNWTRDDKNVSEISRWERIRMVCEEMGPSAIKIAQIASNRSDILPEELVKEFEKLQSEVKIFPFSVAQSILEKELSKPIDEIFEYFNEKPIGSASIGQVYRAKLLTGEEVVVKLRRPNVGKLLQEDLEIIESLLPYMEGMIEQMGSTLENVKDAFEELKKNTLKELDYLNEARNIEHFRKFYADRRDFYVPRAYREYSTQKLLIIEYAAGCKITDAKQLRQWGIDPTNVAERGMDIYLTQIFEFGYFHADPHPGNILIQEDGRICLIDFGMVGKLMKRDKMAFANVFIAMNREDAKDMAINMRKLCISHDIENLRELENDFQEIIDEYAQLDVAESKIEDLIVSLQKVMRKYNMRVPGSVTLIFRALAVLEGIGKDIHPNFNISEFVKPYGFKLLKEQYSIENLWEEASFRFNQVAALMNSIPIDVRSILRKTRQGKLSVQINHKGYEPLLRKMDRVVNRFILAFMIFTVMLCSSIIATIPMPEKYMTSFGVPYFSVIGFVFSLFLGTVLLFAVLRTRKL; this comes from the coding sequence ATGAAGTACGGCTTTGAAGAATTGGTTTTTAATTCTTTTTTGCAAAACTTAGTGCCCCGCAGGCTTTTACTTAACTGGACAAGAGATGATAAAAACGTAAGTGAAATAAGCCGGTGGGAACGCATAAGAATGGTTTGTGAAGAAATGGGACCTTCTGCCATTAAAATAGCCCAAATAGCTTCTAACCGCTCCGATATTTTGCCGGAAGAATTAGTTAAAGAATTTGAAAAACTTCAAAGTGAAGTTAAAATTTTCCCTTTTTCTGTTGCTCAATCTATCCTTGAAAAAGAACTTTCTAAACCAATAGATGAAATTTTTGAATATTTTAACGAAAAACCTATTGGTTCGGCTTCTATAGGACAAGTTTATAGAGCAAAATTATTGACAGGAGAGGAAGTGGTAGTTAAACTTAGAAGACCAAATGTTGGGAAACTACTACAAGAAGACTTAGAAATTATAGAATCGCTACTGCCATACATGGAAGGTATGATAGAGCAAATGGGTAGCACTTTAGAAAATGTAAAAGATGCTTTTGAAGAGCTAAAAAAGAACACACTAAAAGAGCTTGACTACTTAAACGAAGCCCGAAACATAGAACATTTCAGAAAATTTTATGCCGATAGAAGAGATTTTTATGTACCCAGAGCTTACAGAGAGTATTCTACTCAAAAACTACTAATTATTGAGTATGCTGCGGGGTGTAAAATAACAGACGCAAAACAGCTACGGCAGTGGGGTATAGACCCAACAAATGTGGCAGAAAGAGGTATGGATATTTACCTTACTCAAATTTTTGAGTTTGGATATTTTCATGCCGACCCACACCCGGGTAACATACTAATACAAGAAGACGGAAGAATTTGCCTAATAGATTTTGGAATGGTAGGCAAGCTTATGAAACGCGATAAAATGGCATTTGCCAACGTGTTTATAGCCATGAACAGAGAAGATGCAAAGGACATGGCAATAAATATGCGTAAGCTATGTATCTCACACGATATTGAAAATTTGCGAGAACTTGAAAACGATTTTCAAGAAATAATAGATGAATATGCTCAATTAGATGTAGCCGAAAGCAAAATTGAAGACCTTATAGTAAGCCTTCAAAAAGTAATGCGAAAATATAATATGCGTGTACCAGGAAGTGTTACGCTTATTTTTAGAGCTTTGGCAGTGCTGGAAGGAATAGGTAAAGACATACACCCTAATTTTAATATTAGTGAGTTTGTAAAACCTTATGGCTTTAAATTGCTTAAAGAACAATATTCTATAGAAAATTTATGGGAAGAAGCTTCTTTTAGGTTTAACCAAGTGGCGGCACTAATGAACAGCATTCCTATAGATGTGCGTTCTATTTTAAGAAAAACCCGGCAAGGCAAACTTTCTGTTCAAATTAACCACAAAGGTTATGAACCACTGCTAAGAAAAATGGATAGAGTGGTTAACCGCTTTATTTTAGCTTTTATGATTTTTACGGTTATGCTTTGTTCGTCTATAATAGCCACTATACCTATGCCCGAAAAATATATGACTTCTTTTGGCGTACCTTATTTTTCGGTAATAGGCTTTGTTTTTTCCTTGTTTTTAGGAACAGTTTTACTCTTTGCGGTGCTACGTACTCGTAAGTTATAA
- a CDS encoding CDGSH iron-sulfur domain-containing protein, which yields MENKKKVNVYTKPNGPIIITGKFVFENEDGETKEMERLVLCRCGNSGKMPLCDASHNRIGFQSKM from the coding sequence ATGGAAAATAAGAAAAAAGTAAATGTTTATACCAAACCCAATGGGCCAATAATTATAACAGGCAAATTTGTGTTTGAAAATGAAGATGGTGAAACCAAAGAAATGGAGCGTTTGGTGCTTTGTCGCTGTGGCAATTCGGGCAAAATGCCTTTATGCGATGCCAGCCACAATAGAATAGGTTTTCAGAGTAAAATGTAA
- a CDS encoding asparaginase: MSVRILATGGTFDKEYNMIDGQLYFTETNIPEILKLGRCTVPYTIRTLMLVDSLDMTDTDREIIKVNAQNCEEENVLITHGTDTITNTAKFLAEANIGKTIVLTGAMIPYDFGASDALFNLGSALAFVQTLPVGVYVVMNGKYYSWDKVRKNKKTGFFEAI; this comes from the coding sequence ATGTCGGTAAGAATATTAGCTACAGGTGGAACTTTTGATAAAGAGTATAATATGATAGACGGTCAGCTTTATTTTACTGAAACCAATATACCTGAAATTTTGAAATTAGGAAGATGCACTGTTCCTTATACTATACGTACTTTAATGCTGGTAGATAGTTTAGACATGACAGATACAGATAGAGAAATAATTAAAGTAAATGCTCAAAACTGCGAAGAAGAAAATGTACTTATAACACACGGAACAGACACTATTACCAACACCGCTAAATTTTTAGCAGAAGCTAATATTGGAAAAACCATAGTATTAACAGGAGCAATGATTCCTTATGATTTTGGAGCCAGCGATGCACTTTTTAATTTGGGAAGTGCCTTGGCATTTGTTCAAACTCTTCCTGTGGGCGTTTATGTAGTAATGAATGGCAAATATTACTCTTGGGATAAAGTAAGAAAAAACAAGAAAACCGGTTTTTTTGAAGCTATTTAA
- a CDS encoding DUF2147 domain-containing protein has protein sequence MKIKIITISIVLMAFTSAKSQQNRIFGKWANEDSTQVVQFYKEGDHYNAKLIYFNDENADILLDTENDDENLKKRRVLNATVWTGFEYQADKDMWKYGEIYNYKNGNTYTGKIRIEGDELRLTGYYGFFFFLAKTQKWYKQH, from the coding sequence ATGAAAATTAAAATAATAACCATATCAATTGTCCTAATGGCTTTTACCTCTGCTAAAAGCCAGCAAAACAGAATATTTGGCAAATGGGCAAATGAAGATTCTACACAAGTGGTGCAGTTTTATAAAGAAGGAGATCATTATAATGCCAAATTAATTTATTTTAATGATGAAAATGCCGACATTCTTTTAGATACTGAAAATGATGATGAAAACCTAAAAAAAAGACGCGTTTTAAATGCTACCGTTTGGACAGGTTTTGAATATCAAGCAGATAAAGACATGTGGAAATATGGCGAAATATACAATTATAAAAACGGCAATACCTATACAGGAAAAATAAGAATAGAAGGAGATGAACTACGGCTAACAGGCTACTATGGTTTCTTTTTCTTTTTAGCCAAAACACAAAAATGGTATAAGCAACATTAA
- a CDS encoding helix-turn-helix transcriptional regulator, which yields MSTEILYYIGISQSLFVAFVVLTKKDKHASDYILMTWLLTIALKFSILLISAEHSEFFDDQFSIGLIPLTFGPFLYLYTKYLLFKRHFFRSKDFIHFIPFILLTILYFAFFKEKLTFNGPLILKKDGYIPFRLLYAFAFVSSIISYAYMTLKLLAKNRNLLKDRFSYFSENNELNWLYALTAIFLLTYSTYFALGGYNAIKGVQYFDIGYTADIFLTILAFTVSYFGLKQPYLFRYIPEKTEKDDDEENNTPKQKQGEDDDDSTEKYKNSTLTDEQKERYIKHIFAFTESEKPYLNSELTVQDLSKQLNISRHHLTEILNNDIGKNFFTFINEYRIKEVQRRLLDPKFEHLTIVAIAFDSGFNSKSTFNSIFKQQTDTTPSKWRSEQLKNLE from the coding sequence ATGAGTACGGAGATACTATATTATATTGGTATAAGCCAAAGTTTGTTTGTGGCATTTGTAGTGCTTACAAAAAAAGACAAGCACGCTTCTGACTATATATTAATGACGTGGTTGCTTACCATAGCATTAAAATTTAGTATTTTACTTATTAGTGCAGAGCATAGCGAGTTTTTTGACGACCAATTTTCTATAGGATTAATTCCCTTAACTTTTGGTCCTTTTTTATATTTATACACTAAATATTTATTGTTTAAACGGCATTTTTTTAGGTCAAAAGATTTTATTCATTTTATCCCTTTTATACTACTAACTATTCTATATTTTGCCTTTTTTAAAGAAAAACTAACTTTTAACGGTCCTTTAATTCTTAAAAAAGATGGGTATATTCCTTTTAGGCTTCTGTATGCCTTTGCCTTTGTATCGTCTATAATTTCTTATGCGTATATGACTTTAAAATTATTGGCTAAAAACAGAAACTTACTTAAAGATAGATTCTCTTATTTTTCTGAAAATAACGAACTAAACTGGCTATATGCCTTAACGGCAATTTTTCTGCTTACATACAGCACTTATTTTGCATTAGGCGGTTATAATGCCATTAAAGGTGTTCAGTATTTTGACATTGGATATACTGCCGATATTTTTCTTACTATTTTAGCTTTTACGGTTAGTTATTTTGGTTTAAAACAGCCTTATTTATTTAGGTATATACCAGAAAAAACTGAAAAAGACGATGATGAAGAAAACAACACGCCAAAGCAAAAACAGGGCGAAGACGATGATGATAGTACTGAAAAATATAAAAACTCAACATTAACAGACGAGCAAAAAGAGAGATACATAAAGCACATTTTTGCTTTTACGGAAAGCGAAAAACCTTATTTAAACTCAGAATTGACAGTGCAAGATTTATCAAAACAACTGAATATTTCAAGGCATCATTTAACCGAGATACTGAATAATGATATAGGAAAAAACTTTTTTACTTTTATAAATGAATATAGAATAAAAGAAGTGCAGCGCAGGCTTTTAGACCCTAAGTTTGAGCACTTAACTATAGTGGCTATTGCTTTTGACAGTGGGTTTAATTCAAAAAGTACTTTTAACAGTATTTTTAAACAACAAACCGACACTACGCCATCAAAATGGCGTAGTGAACAGTTGAAAAATTTAGAGTAA
- a CDS encoding DUF805 domain-containing protein, protein MEWFLKVVRDNYANFNGRARRKEYWMFALFNMIFAVVAMVLDNVLGIAIDSIGYGPIYGLYTLAVLMPGLAVAVRRLHDVGKSGWWLLIAFIPLIGGLYLIYLMVKDSDAGSNEYGSNPKTGELSIEDNLVE, encoded by the coding sequence ATGGAATGGTTTTTAAAAGTAGTTAGAGATAACTACGCAAATTTTAACGGAAGAGCAAGGCGTAAAGAGTATTGGATGTTTGCACTTTTTAATATGATTTTTGCTGTTGTGGCAATGGTGCTTGACAATGTATTAGGAATAGCTATAGATAGTATAGGATATGGTCCCATATATGGATTATATACTTTAGCTGTTTTGATGCCGGGCTTAGCTGTGGCAGTTAGAAGGCTACACGATGTAGGCAAAAGCGGGTGGTGGCTATTAATAGCTTTTATACCATTAATTGGAGGTCTATACTTAATATATTTAATGGTTAAAGATAGCGATGCTGGTTCTAATGAATATGGTTCAAATCCTAAAACGGGAGAACTTTCTATAGAAGATAACTTAGTAGAGTAA
- a CDS encoding signal peptidase I gives MDNNTGVVMVFLIFLIVFLPIVVLLIASMWKVFKKAGYEGWECIIPFYNYYVMAKIAGKPGWWVLLLLIPYISIIFHIIISIELAKKFGKSALFGVGLIMLSFIFWPILGFGDAQYLEKRELSIEDNLVEE, from the coding sequence ATGGACAATAATACAGGAGTAGTTATGGTGTTTCTAATATTTTTAATTGTTTTTCTACCAATAGTTGTTTTACTAATTGCTTCTATGTGGAAAGTGTTTAAAAAAGCAGGATACGAAGGATGGGAATGTATAATACCTTTTTATAACTATTATGTAATGGCAAAAATAGCAGGAAAACCTGGGTGGTGGGTATTGTTGTTATTAATACCCTACATAAGTATAATATTTCACATAATAATTAGTATAGAATTAGCTAAAAAATTTGGCAAAAGTGCTTTATTTGGGGTAGGGTTAATTATGCTAAGTTTTATATTTTGGCCTATACTTGGTTTTGGTGATGCTCAATATTTGGAAAAGAGGGAATTAAGCATTGAAGATAATTTGGTGGAAGAATAA
- a CDS encoding beta-glucosidase yields the protein MLKLSALAGSGVFLPFSSFAQLNSNLSLSKKDFGANFLWGTATAAAQIEGAWNVDGKSASVWDVFSAKSGKIKDGGDTRNACNFYYKYKEDIALMQKIGFDVFRFSTAWSRILPYGTKYVNQRGIDFYNRIIDETLEKGMQPWLTLYHWDIPQILEDKGGWKNRDVISWFSEYVDVCSRAFGDRVKNWMVFNEPLAFTSLGYMLGTHAPGKFGIKGFNKAVHNVTLSQAEGGRILRNNVKDANIGTTFSCSYIQPKNDKPKNIQATKTIDAFINRLFIEPTLGMGYPIDDLPLIKGIEKYIIAGDEEKMKFDFDFFGIQNYFRMVAKYSAIIPFLHANFINAKKLVDNKETDITEMGWEVSPEGIYHITKQMANYGKPIYITENGAAFKDQLNADGSVNDYLRVNFYKEYLKNVLKAKQEGADVRGYFLWTFMDNFEWAEGYEPRFGIVYNNYTTQTRYLKDSGKWWQEFLK from the coding sequence ATGTTAAAATTATCGGCATTAGCCGGCTCGGGCGTATTTTTGCCCTTTAGTTCTTTTGCTCAGCTAAATTCTAATTTATCTTTAAGCAAAAAAGATTTTGGTGCTAATTTTTTATGGGGAACAGCCACAGCTGCCGCTCAAATAGAAGGAGCGTGGAATGTAGATGGCAAAAGTGCCAGCGTATGGGATGTTTTTAGTGCCAAAAGTGGTAAAATAAAAGATGGAGGCGATACCCGAAATGCTTGCAATTTTTACTATAAATACAAAGAAGATATTGCTTTAATGCAAAAAATAGGCTTTGATGTATTTAGATTTTCTACGGCTTGGAGTAGAATTTTGCCATACGGCACTAAATATGTAAACCAAAGGGGAATAGATTTTTATAATAGAATAATAGATGAAACTTTAGAAAAAGGCATGCAACCTTGGCTTACTTTATACCACTGGGATATACCTCAAATATTAGAAGACAAAGGTGGCTGGAAAAATAGAGATGTTATTAGTTGGTTTTCAGAGTATGTAGATGTTTGCTCAAGAGCTTTTGGAGACAGAGTGAAAAATTGGATGGTTTTTAATGAACCATTGGCGTTTACCAGTTTAGGTTATATGCTGGGCACTCATGCTCCGGGAAAATTTGGCATAAAAGGATTTAATAAGGCAGTGCATAACGTTACACTTAGCCAAGCAGAAGGCGGAAGAATATTAAGAAATAATGTAAAAGATGCCAATATTGGCACTACTTTTTCGTGTAGCTATATACAGCCTAAAAATGATAAACCTAAAAACATACAAGCCACTAAAACTATAGATGCTTTTATAAACCGACTATTTATAGAGCCTACTTTGGGCATGGGATATCCTATAGATGATTTGCCTTTAATAAAAGGAATAGAAAAATATATTATAGCAGGCGATGAGGAAAAAATGAAGTTTGATTTTGATTTTTTTGGTATTCAAAATTATTTTAGAATGGTGGCAAAATATAGTGCTATTATTCCTTTTTTGCACGCTAATTTTATTAATGCCAAAAAACTTGTAGATAATAAAGAAACAGACATTACCGAAATGGGCTGGGAAGTTAGCCCGGAAGGGATATACCATATAACTAAACAAATGGCTAACTATGGCAAACCTATTTACATAACAGAAAATGGTGCAGCTTTTAAAGACCAACTTAATGCCGATGGAAGTGTTAATGATTATTTAAGGGTAAATTTTTATAAAGAATACCTTAAAAATGTACTAAAAGCTAAACAAGAAGGAGCGGATGTAAGAGGTTATTTTTTGTGGACTTTTATGGATAATTTTGAGTGGGCAGAAGGCTACGAACCCCGTTTTGGTATAGTATATAACAACTATACTACCCAAACACGCTACTTAAAAGATAGTGGGAAATGGTGGCAAGAGTTTTTGAAATAA
- a CDS encoding superoxide dismutase: MMSFKLPDLPYAFDALEPHIDARTMEIHHDKHHAGYTNNLNNAIAGDEHMSGQTIEHLLKKHSDNTAVRNNGGGFYNHSLFWQVMSPNGGGTPKGALADAINTSFGSFEAFKETFSKAAATRFGSGWAWLCVHKGGKLEVCSSANQDNPLMPGVGCDGFPILGLDVWEHAYYLNYQNRRPDYVSAFFNVINWAKVSELYEANK; the protein is encoded by the coding sequence ATTATGTCTTTTAAACTTCCAGATTTACCTTATGCTTTTGACGCATTAGAACCACACATTGATGCCAGAACCATGGAAATACACCATGACAAACATCATGCGGGATATACTAACAATTTAAACAATGCCATAGCTGGCGATGAGCACATGTCGGGGCAAACTATAGAGCATTTGCTTAAAAAACACTCAGATAACACAGCCGTAAGAAACAATGGCGGAGGCTTTTACAACCACAGTTTATTTTGGCAAGTTATGAGTCCTAATGGTGGCGGAACACCAAAGGGTGCTTTAGCTGATGCCATTAATACTTCTTTTGGTTCTTTTGAGGCTTTTAAAGAAACTTTTTCTAAAGCAGCAGCCACAAGATTTGGTTCGGGCTGGGCATGGCTTTGTGTACACAAAGGTGGAAAATTAGAAGTTTGCTCTTCTGCCAATCAAGATAATCCATTAATGCCGGGTGTTGGCTGTGATGGATTTCCTATTTTAGGATTAGATGTGTGGGAACACGCCTACTACTTAAACTACCAAAACAGAAGACCAGATTATGTAAGTGCATTTTTTAATGTAATAAACTGGGCTAAAGTAAGCGAGCTTTACGAAGCCAATAAATAA